In a genomic window of Mucilaginibacter sp. KACC 22063:
- a CDS encoding ABC transporter substrate-binding protein, with translation MTSVQSRRQPLSGNKGLKALLLVAALAVGCSPKTRVMNPPTEQRPAKTITKPVEKPRQEPVTREATASVISMLLPLKLEELSGGYSAADLKQANMGIDYYQGFKLALDSLTAEGYNFRLQLFDSKDQAAEARNLSLNPKVRNSDLIVGPIFPDGIKAFSETAIGKKKMLLSPLSPAAPNQFHNPMLITATPPLDYHAKRAARYVAERLKPKKVFILKSGFSEDNKYITPFKHELDSLSRLKIKVVPFTVVRGNLQPLLAQLSKTEENVFIIPAVKQAFLGVTLRSLDAVAKTYPVTVIGHPNWENMSFLKADLLQRLKTVITSTEHVNYKLGSTVTFVRAYRKAYHIDPSLYAIKGFDEGYFFGHLIAESNGAQIKPELINYDGIHNDFHFVKQPGIGWINAHVSVLKYSNFELKVIE, from the coding sequence ATGACATCAGTTCAAAGCCGCCGGCAACCATTGAGTGGGAATAAAGGTTTAAAAGCCTTATTGCTGGTAGCTGCTTTGGCTGTTGGCTGTTCGCCGAAAACACGGGTGATGAACCCGCCTACAGAACAGCGACCGGCAAAAACCATTACTAAGCCTGTTGAAAAGCCAAGACAGGAGCCGGTTACCAGAGAGGCAACGGCTTCTGTAATTTCCATGCTATTACCGCTTAAACTCGAAGAGTTATCAGGTGGATATTCAGCCGCAGATTTGAAGCAGGCCAACATGGGGATCGACTATTACCAGGGTTTTAAGCTTGCGCTGGATTCGTTAACTGCCGAAGGATATAATTTTCGCTTGCAGCTGTTTGATTCAAAAGATCAGGCTGCCGAAGCGCGTAATTTGTCACTAAACCCCAAGGTACGTAACAGCGACCTGATCGTAGGGCCTATATTTCCGGATGGTATAAAAGCGTTCAGCGAAACGGCTATAGGCAAAAAGAAGATGTTGTTGTCGCCACTATCACCTGCTGCGCCTAACCAGTTCCATAACCCCATGCTGATTACGGCTACCCCGCCGCTTGATTATCATGCTAAGCGCGCTGCGCGTTATGTAGCAGAAAGGTTAAAGCCGAAGAAGGTGTTTATATTGAAGTCGGGTTTTTCTGAGGACAATAAATACATTACGCCATTTAAGCATGAGCTTGACAGCCTGAGCCGTTTAAAAATAAAGGTAGTACCTTTTACGGTTGTGCGTGGTAATCTGCAACCATTGTTGGCGCAGCTTTCAAAAACTGAAGAAAATGTTTTTATCATCCCTGCGGTTAAACAAGCATTTTTAGGTGTAACGCTGCGCTCGCTTGATGCTGTTGCCAAAACTTATCCTGTTACAGTAATCGGGCATCCCAACTGGGAAAATATGAGTTTTTTAAAAGCTGATTTGCTACAGCGTTTAAAAACGGTAATCACATCCACAGAGCACGTCAACTACAAGCTTGGCAGTACGGTTACTTTTGTGAGGGCTTACCGTAAGGCTTATCATATCGATCCATCTCTTTATGCCATTAAAGGTTTTGATGAGGGCTATTTTTTCGGGCACCTAATAGCCGAAAGTAATGGTGCGCAAATAAAACCCGAATTAATTAATTATGATGGTATCCATAACGACTTCCATTTCGTAAAACAGCCTGGCATTGGTTGGATAAACGCCCATGTCAGTGTTTTAAAGTACAGCAACTTTGAGTTAAAAGTTATAGAATGA
- the guaA gene encoding glutamine-hydrolyzing GMP synthase: MQEKILILDFGSQFTQLIARRVRELNIYCEIHPFNNFPEVDSTVKGIILSGSPYSVRQADAPQFEFARHHRTLPILGVCYGAQYIAHTNRGEVQASNTREYGRANLQFIDHNNPLFKDVPAYSQVWMSHADTITSIADDFEVIASTDSVKVAAYHIKDTQTFGIQFHPEVTHSIDGKQLLQNFLVDICGCAQNWTPDSFIETTIAGLKEKLGDDKVVLGLSGGVDSSVAAVLLHHAIGKNLHCIFVDNGLLRKDEFESVLDSYKHMGLNIKGIDAKQRFYDALAGLTDPEKKRKAIGRVFIEVFDDAAHEVQDVKWLGQGTIYPDVIESVSVKGPSATIKSHHNVGGLPDFMKLKVVEPLNTLFKDEVRKVGKALGIDDNILGRHPFPGPGLAIRILGEVTPEKVNILQQADAIYINNLKAAGVYDKVWQAGTIYLPVQSVGVMGDERTYENVVCLRAVESLDGMTADWCHLPYDLLAKISNEIINNVKGINRVVYDISSKPPATIEWE; this comes from the coding sequence ATGCAAGAAAAAATCCTCATTCTTGATTTCGGCTCTCAGTTTACGCAACTTATCGCACGCCGTGTCAGAGAACTAAATATCTATTGCGAAATACATCCATTCAATAATTTTCCTGAAGTAGACAGCACAGTTAAAGGTATTATCCTTTCGGGTAGCCCTTATTCTGTTCGCCAGGCAGATGCTCCGCAGTTTGAGTTTGCCCGCCACCACCGCACTTTGCCTATTTTGGGCGTGTGTTATGGTGCGCAGTATATCGCCCATACCAACAGGGGCGAGGTGCAGGCTTCAAATACCCGCGAGTATGGCCGTGCTAACCTGCAATTTATTGATCATAACAACCCGTTGTTTAAAGATGTGCCTGCTTATTCGCAGGTTTGGATGTCGCATGCGGATACCATCACCAGCATTGCTGATGATTTTGAGGTAATTGCCAGTACAGATAGCGTAAAGGTGGCTGCCTACCATATTAAGGATACCCAAACTTTCGGTATACAGTTTCACCCGGAAGTTACGCACAGTATAGACGGTAAACAGTTATTGCAAAACTTCCTGGTTGATATTTGCGGTTGTGCGCAGAATTGGACACCAGATTCATTTATAGAAACTACCATTGCCGGGCTAAAAGAAAAGTTGGGCGATGATAAAGTAGTACTTGGCCTTTCAGGAGGGGTAGATTCGTCAGTAGCAGCAGTGCTATTACACCATGCCATCGGCAAAAATCTGCATTGTATTTTTGTAGATAACGGCCTTTTACGTAAAGACGAATTTGAGTCGGTGCTTGATTCTTACAAGCACATGGGCTTAAATATTAAAGGTATTGATGCCAAACAACGTTTCTATGATGCTTTGGCTGGTTTAACCGATCCGGAGAAAAAACGTAAAGCCATTGGCCGCGTTTTTATCGAGGTATTTGATGATGCCGCCCACGAGGTGCAGGATGTAAAATGGCTTGGCCAGGGAACCATTTACCCAGACGTAATTGAATCTGTGTCTGTTAAAGGCCCTTCAGCAACCATTAAATCTCACCATAACGTAGGCGGTTTGCCCGACTTTATGAAACTTAAAGTGGTTGAGCCTTTAAATACTTTGTTTAAGGACGAAGTACGTAAAGTAGGTAAAGCTTTGGGGATCGACGATAATATTTTAGGCCGCCACCCTTTCCCTGGTCCTGGTCTGGCAATCAGGATATTAGGTGAGGTTACTCCCGAAAAAGTTAATATATTACAACAAGCCGATGCTATTTATATCAACAATTTAAAGGCAGCCGGTGTTTATGACAAGGTATGGCAGGCAGGTACTATCTATTTGCCGGTACAATCTGTTGGTGTAATGGGTGATGAGCGTACTTATGAAAATGTAGTATGCCTTCGTGCAGTTGAATCATTAGATGGCATGACGGCTGATTGGTGCCATTTGCCTTATGATTTGCTTGCCAAAATTTCCAACGAGATCATTAACAACGTAAAAGGAATTAACAGGGTAGTGTATGACATCAGTTCAAAGCCGCCGGCAACCATTGAGTGGGAATAA
- a CDS encoding ComEA family DNA-binding protein, whose protein sequence is MKSTLKNYLSVTKKEWNGLVVMIVLILLTLAAPYVYRLFHKDKIINFNQFEADAAKLKVAGFEQEEKKTVSAHLFAFNPNHLPDTTWAKLGLTEHQIGTIKHYEANGGSFRTKADVQKMYSLSAEDYKRLAPYISLPDAESIKPAAIIEINKADSAQLVSLKGIGPAYAMRIIRYRDKLGGFHAKQQLKEVFGIDEEHYLLMDKQVKVNAALVKKLNINKATFEDMRRFPYLGYKQINAIIQYRNEHGDYETLDDLKEVAILDDATLKKIKPYLVVH, encoded by the coding sequence ATGAAATCAACACTAAAAAACTATTTATCCGTTACTAAGAAAGAGTGGAACGGATTAGTGGTAATGATAGTATTGATACTATTAACTTTAGCTGCGCCTTATGTGTACAGGCTGTTTCACAAAGATAAGATAATAAATTTTAACCAATTTGAGGCAGATGCTGCAAAACTGAAGGTTGCTGGGTTTGAACAAGAGGAGAAAAAAACGGTATCAGCACACCTTTTTGCGTTTAACCCGAATCATCTGCCCGATACTACCTGGGCAAAATTGGGTTTAACCGAGCATCAGATCGGTACTATAAAGCATTATGAAGCCAATGGTGGAAGTTTTCGCACCAAGGCGGACGTGCAAAAGATGTATTCGCTTTCTGCAGAGGATTACAAACGGCTTGCGCCCTATATTTCACTGCCAGATGCCGAAAGTATTAAGCCTGCTGCCATTATTGAGATCAACAAAGCTGATTCTGCTCAACTGGTAAGCCTTAAAGGGATAGGCCCGGCTTATGCCATGCGTATCATTCGTTACCGTGACAAACTTGGCGGCTTTCATGCCAAACAACAGCTGAAAGAAGTTTTCGGTATTGATGAAGAGCATTACTTGTTAATGGATAAGCAGGTGAAGGTAAATGCTGCGCTTGTTAAAAAGCTGAACATAAACAAAGCTACGTTTGAAGATATGCGGCGTTTCCCGTACCTCGGCTACAAACAAATTAATGCCATAATACAGTACCGTAATGAGCATGGTGATTACGAAACATTAGACGATTTGAAAGAAGTAGCCATATTAGATGATGCCACGTTAAAGAAAATTAAGCCTTACTTAGTTGTTCATTAA
- a CDS encoding lysophospholipid acyltransferase family protein gives MKVITTEEFAKALKLDKLKMPGLATLLMEVMKINRVNELFAQAQPKQGPEFVDAILEGCGVTIEFDEKELKNLPSDGGFIAIANHPYGGIEGMVLLKILCMARPDAKVMANFLLKKIPNLSDYFVAVNPFENVEHSSSISGIKSTLELLNSGTPIGIFPAGEVSTFKIEQQQVTDKQWSPVVGKIIARAKVPVVPIYFHGNNGVLFNLLSLIHPTLRTAKLPSELFNKQGHTIKLRIGKPIKVTDVPEYNNPAKLLNFLRAKTYALGTGLEEDKKIFNPRNLFKIRKLEEEIEPAVDPEILIKEIEPLREDYRVWQEKNYEVFVAPTSVIPNTIREIGRLREITFREVGEGTNKSTDLDEYDIYYHHLFIWDTEAKLIVGAYRIGLGDEIYYSMGKKGFYTAKLFKIKSEFSSVLKRSLELGRSWIRKEYQQKPLPLFLLWKGILKFLIDNPRYRYLIGPASISNSFSKFSKSLIVDYITRNHFDHEMAQYVKPRKKFKVDFSKVDADLLMAGEDSFKNLDNLISELEMRNMKVPVLLRQYIALNAKIICFNIDPKFADCLDGFLVLDLEKVPQDILEKLGKNL, from the coding sequence ATGAAGGTAATAACCACAGAGGAATTTGCTAAAGCCCTGAAGTTAGATAAGTTGAAGATGCCCGGACTGGCCACCCTGCTGATGGAAGTTATGAAGATAAACCGGGTGAATGAGCTGTTTGCTCAGGCGCAGCCCAAGCAAGGCCCCGAGTTTGTTGATGCGATATTAGAGGGTTGTGGCGTAACCATTGAGTTTGACGAAAAGGAACTTAAAAACCTGCCATCCGATGGCGGCTTTATAGCTATAGCCAACCACCCCTACGGGGGTATCGAAGGCATGGTACTGCTTAAAATATTATGCATGGCCAGGCCGGATGCCAAGGTGATGGCCAACTTCCTGCTGAAAAAGATCCCTAACCTAAGCGATTACTTTGTTGCCGTAAACCCGTTTGAGAATGTCGAACATTCTTCAAGCATCAGCGGCATCAAATCAACGCTCGAACTTTTGAACTCGGGTACGCCAATCGGCATTTTTCCTGCCGGCGAGGTATCAACTTTTAAAATAGAACAGCAGCAGGTAACAGACAAACAATGGAGCCCGGTTGTGGGCAAAATCATCGCAAGGGCTAAGGTGCCTGTTGTGCCGATTTATTTCCATGGCAATAACGGCGTTTTGTTTAACCTGCTTAGCTTAATTCACCCAACACTGCGTACGGCTAAGCTTCCATCAGAACTGTTTAATAAGCAAGGGCACACCATTAAATTACGTATCGGCAAGCCGATCAAGGTAACCGATGTGCCGGAATACAATAATCCCGCTAAGCTGCTCAACTTTTTAAGGGCAAAAACTTATGCGTTAGGTACCGGGCTTGAAGAGGACAAAAAGATCTTTAACCCGCGTAACCTGTTTAAGATACGAAAGCTTGAGGAAGAAATTGAACCAGCTGTAGACCCGGAAATCCTGATAAAGGAGATTGAACCACTGCGCGAAGATTACCGTGTTTGGCAGGAGAAAAACTACGAGGTTTTTGTAGCGCCTACATCAGTTATCCCTAATACCATACGTGAGATTGGCCGTTTACGCGAGATCACTTTTCGCGAAGTTGGCGAAGGCACCAACAAAAGCACAGACCTTGACGAGTATGATATCTACTATCATCACCTGTTTATATGGGACACGGAAGCTAAGTTAATCGTTGGTGCATACCGCATTGGTTTGGGTGATGAGATTTATTACAGCATGGGCAAAAAAGGTTTTTACACCGCCAAGCTGTTTAAAATTAAATCTGAATTTTCATCTGTACTAAAACGCAGCCTTGAATTAGGCCGCTCATGGATACGAAAAGAATACCAGCAAAAGCCATTGCCTTTGTTTTTGCTATGGAAGGGTATATTAAAGTTTTTGATTGACAATCCGCGTTACCGTTACCTGATTGGCCCTGCCAGCATCAGCAACAGTTTCTCTAAATTTTCTAAGTCGCTTATTGTGGATTACATCACCCGTAACCATTTCGACCATGAAATGGCGCAATATGTTAAGCCACGTAAGAAGTTTAAGGTTGATTTCTCGAAGGTGGATGCTGATCTTTTGATGGCCGGTGAAGATTCTTTCAAAAATCTTGACAACCTGATCTCTGAACTGGAAATGCGCAACATGAAGGTACCGGTATTGCTTCGCCAGTACATTGCGCTGAATGCCAAGATCATTTGCTTTAACATTGACCCTAAGTTTGCCGACTGCCTTGATGGCTTCCTGGTGCTTGACCTGGAAAAAGTACCACAGGATATATTGGAAAAGCTGGGTAAGAATTTGTAA
- a CDS encoding TonB-dependent receptor codes for MKKLYLIIFSLLFVCFVRPANAQLTTATLSGKVIDSKGANMPGVTISVVNTSTGTRYGTQTNADGRYTLPNVNPGGPYTITATFIGYRKEERNGITLNLGSVQFNFQLADETTALKEVTVRGTAGGTRTGAGTRINQNQIRTLPSINRNFQDLTRTTPQSSNNSFQGTNFRYNNVTLDGAINNDAIGFSPSLGGQTNTSGQVGSSTRTNPVSMDAIQDIQVYVAPYDIKIGNVLGGSINAVTRSGTNDVSGSFYSFGRNATFVGANKAGGDFTKEPSDFHDYQIGGRLGFPIIKNKLFFFTNEEINRRKDPVILGAGTANSPVTLAQAQAIAQKYNQYTGLDAGTYDNTSIYSNSDKFFNRLDWNIDDHNQLTIRNNYIRSDATNLERDNLTFRFKGIDYVSHNNSNSTVAELKSRFSNTLNNSLLLGYSNVHDYRDPLSNPGVPQIEITNGPSTIFLGTDREAAIFDMHQKTAEFTDNLTWVKGKHTFTFGTHNEFYDITYNFVNSWNGRVAYSSIANFLNNNPSRVRANYNYTDNNRDYILSNPSAQFKVNLLSLYGQDEMQLTDNFKLTAGVRFDYADLPNKQPLSTKTTNATVDPNYGTTYTYTKPKDVQNKYLNNVDINPRVSFNYDINGDQSVILRGGSGLFTGRVPFAWFGYAFYNNGVTYGAFDQRSSNKPYVAGTNPVQAPTNGGLNFVNQQGANTSASGPTQVDLIDNNFKMPRVWRSSLAVDYATDNQWKFTLEGIYTKVMRDLKFQQINTVDNVTYYPYDVNKQQPIYIAVPNAANTGTTQAINSSYTNAYLLSNTNQGYRYSLTAQIAKLFVLDAKSNLNFSVAYTYGHSKDVTNGIRNSMESNWQLNQALSPNNPQAANSNFDIRHRIVSTLNYMVNWDAAKKYTANFTLFFSAQSGNPYTYGFVPNPINGTGQQVSLAYIPKVGETVNFFNNIAGGATAAQQAAAFDAFIDGDKYLKSRRGQFTERNGAFTPWNNNLDFRYAQDFKIGEGKHKHVITFTYDIVNLTNLLNKDWGHYYFSPNTYNSTSFIGLTPVGNTTTSPNNTASAGNYVKNGNVAFYPKYTFAAPSTKYSTDYFASRWQMQFGVRYTF; via the coding sequence ATGAAGAAGCTCTACTTAATCATCTTTTCTCTACTGTTTGTTTGTTTCGTTCGACCGGCAAACGCGCAGCTTACTACAGCTACGCTTTCAGGTAAAGTAATTGATTCAAAAGGTGCAAATATGCCAGGTGTTACCATCTCGGTTGTAAACACCAGTACTGGTACCCGCTATGGTACACAAACCAACGCCGATGGCCGCTATACGCTGCCAAACGTTAACCCGGGTGGCCCTTACACCATTACAGCAACCTTTATCGGTTACCGTAAGGAAGAACGTAACGGTATTACCTTAAACTTAGGAAGCGTACAATTTAACTTCCAGCTGGCTGATGAAACTACTGCGCTGAAAGAAGTTACCGTACGTGGTACAGCAGGCGGTACCCGCACAGGTGCTGGTACCCGTATCAATCAAAACCAAATCCGTACGTTACCTTCTATCAACCGTAACTTCCAGGATTTAACCCGTACTACTCCGCAAAGCAGCAACAACTCATTCCAGGGAACTAACTTCCGTTACAACAACGTAACGCTTGACGGTGCCATTAATAATGATGCGATTGGTTTCAGCCCTTCATTAGGTGGCCAAACTAATACTTCTGGACAGGTGGGAAGCAGCACACGTACCAATCCGGTATCAATGGATGCGATACAGGACATACAGGTATATGTAGCTCCTTACGATATTAAGATCGGTAACGTATTAGGTGGTTCTATCAACGCGGTTACCCGCAGCGGTACAAATGATGTTTCAGGTTCATTCTACTCTTTTGGCCGTAATGCTACATTTGTAGGTGCTAACAAAGCAGGTGGCGATTTTACTAAAGAGCCTTCTGATTTTCATGACTACCAGATCGGTGGCCGTTTAGGTTTCCCAATCATCAAGAATAAATTATTCTTCTTCACCAACGAAGAGATCAACCGCAGAAAGGATCCGGTGATCTTAGGTGCAGGTACTGCTAACTCACCGGTAACTTTAGCGCAGGCACAAGCCATTGCACAAAAGTATAATCAATACACTGGCTTAGATGCAGGTACTTATGATAACACCAGCATCTATTCAAACTCGGATAAATTCTTTAACCGTTTAGACTGGAACATTGACGATCATAACCAGTTAACTATCCGTAACAACTATATTCGTTCTGATGCGACTAACCTTGAGCGCGATAACCTTACTTTCCGCTTTAAAGGGATTGACTATGTATCGCATAATAACTCAAATTCAACAGTTGCCGAGTTAAAATCAAGATTTTCAAATACCTTAAATAACAGCTTATTACTGGGTTATTCAAACGTTCACGATTACCGTGACCCGCTTTCAAACCCAGGTGTTCCACAGATAGAGATCACCAATGGTCCTTCTACTATCTTCCTGGGTACCGACCGTGAGGCTGCTATCTTTGATATGCACCAGAAAACAGCTGAGTTTACTGATAACCTTACCTGGGTTAAAGGCAAACACACCTTTACATTTGGTACACACAACGAGTTTTATGATATCACTTACAACTTCGTAAACTCATGGAACGGCCGTGTTGCTTACAGCAGCATTGCAAACTTCCTTAACAATAACCCAAGCCGTGTTAGGGCAAACTATAATTATACAGACAATAACCGCGATTACATTCTTTCTAATCCATCAGCACAGTTCAAGGTTAACTTGTTAAGCTTATACGGTCAGGATGAAATGCAGTTAACTGATAACTTCAAGTTGACAGCAGGTGTACGTTTCGATTATGCAGATTTGCCTAACAAACAACCGTTAAGTACTAAAACTACTAACGCAACTGTTGACCCTAACTACGGTACTACTTATACTTACACCAAGCCAAAGGATGTACAGAATAAATACCTGAACAATGTTGACATTAACCCACGTGTATCATTTAACTATGATATCAATGGCGATCAAAGCGTTATTCTGCGTGGTGGTTCTGGTTTATTCACCGGTCGTGTACCATTTGCATGGTTCGGTTATGCTTTCTACAACAACGGTGTAACTTACGGTGCATTTGACCAAAGATCATCAAACAAACCATATGTAGCAGGTACTAACCCTGTACAGGCTCCTACAAACGGTGGTTTAAACTTTGTTAACCAACAAGGTGCAAATACTTCTGCAAGTGGCCCAACTCAGGTTGACTTGATCGACAACAACTTCAAAATGCCTCGCGTTTGGAGAAGCAGTTTAGCTGTTGATTACGCTACCGATAATCAGTGGAAATTTACTTTAGAGGGTATCTACACTAAAGTAATGCGCGACTTAAAGTTCCAGCAGATCAATACGGTTGATAACGTTACTTATTACCCTTATGACGTTAACAAACAGCAGCCGATTTACATCGCTGTGCCAAACGCTGCTAACACTGGTACTACACAAGCGATCAACTCTTCTTATACCAACGCATACTTATTATCAAACACTAACCAAGGCTATCGTTACAGCTTAACAGCTCAGATTGCCAAATTATTTGTGCTTGATGCAAAAAGTAACTTAAACTTTAGTGTAGCTTATACTTACGGTCACTCTAAAGACGTAACTAACGGTATCCGTAACTCAATGGAGTCTAACTGGCAGTTGAACCAGGCTTTAAGCCCTAACAACCCACAGGCAGCTAACTCTAACTTTGATATCCGTCACCGTATCGTTTCAACGCTTAACTACATGGTTAACTGGGATGCAGCTAAAAAATACACTGCAAACTTTACCCTGTTCTTCAGCGCACAGTCTGGTAACCCATATACTTATGGTTTCGTTCCAAACCCAATCAACGGTACCGGACAGCAAGTTAGCTTAGCCTACATTCCAAAAGTTGGCGAAACAGTTAACTTCTTTAATAACATTGCAGGTGGTGCAACTGCTGCACAGCAAGCTGCTGCTTTCGATGCCTTTATTGATGGCGACAAATACCTGAAATCTCGTCGCGGTCAATTCACTGAACGTAACGGTGCTTTCACTCCATGGAATAACAACCTTGACTTCCGTTATGCTCAGGATTTCAAAATCGGTGAGGGTAAACACAAACACGTAATTACCTTTACTTACGATATTGTTAACCTAACCAACCTGTTGAACAAAGATTGGGGTCACTATTATTTCTCTCCTAACACTTACAACTCAACATCGTTCATCGGTTTAACGCCAGTTGGCAATACTACTACTTCACCTAATAACACTGCAAGCGCTGGTAACTATGTAAAGAACGGAAACGTAGCATTTTATCCTAAATATACATTCGCTGCGCCTTCAACCAAGTACTCTACAGATTACTTCGCTTCACGCTGGCAAATGCAGTTCGGTGTAAGATATACCTTCTAA
- the rny gene encoding ribonuclease Y — protein sequence MDILYIIIGLLVGIIIGIVIGRFLLRKLFKEQEISAQNKVKKILKDAENNAEILKKNKLLEAKEKFLQLKAEHEQEVNSKNNSLNQRENSIKQKEQSLNQKLENANRKDSELDNLRKNLERQTEAAVKKQEEVEALKQQHVQQLETIAGITAEEAKNQLVDTLREEARTKAMMQIKDIVDEAKLTATKEAKKVVIQTIQRTATESAIENTVSIFNIENDEIKGRIIGREGRNIRALEAATGIEIIVDDTPEAIILSGFDPVRREIARLAMHRLVTDGRIHPARIEEVVAKTKKQIEEEIVEIGERTVIDLGIHGLHPELIRMVGRMRYRSSYGQNLLQHSREVANFCATMAAELGLNVKLAKRAGLLHDIGKVPDDNPELPHAILGMQLAEKYKEHPEVCNAIGAHHDEIEMTSMISPIVQACDAISGARPGARREVVESYIKRLKELEELALSYPGVEKTFAIQAGRELRVVVESEKVSDAQSEILAADISNRIQTEMTYPGQIKVTVIRETRSVAFAK from the coding sequence ATGGACATACTTTATATCATCATCGGGCTGTTGGTAGGCATCATCATCGGGATTGTCATCGGCCGTTTTTTACTCCGGAAACTATTTAAAGAACAGGAAATATCAGCTCAGAATAAAGTTAAGAAGATCTTAAAAGATGCTGAGAACAACGCGGAGATATTAAAGAAAAATAAATTACTCGAAGCAAAAGAGAAGTTTTTACAGCTTAAAGCCGAGCACGAGCAGGAAGTAAATTCAAAAAATAATAGCCTTAATCAGCGCGAAAACTCAATCAAGCAAAAAGAGCAGTCGCTGAACCAAAAGCTGGAAAACGCTAATCGTAAAGACAGCGAGCTGGATAACCTGCGTAAAAATTTAGAACGCCAGACTGAAGCTGCGGTTAAAAAGCAGGAAGAAGTTGAGGCGCTTAAACAGCAGCATGTACAGCAGCTGGAAACCATTGCCGGTATTACAGCCGAAGAAGCTAAGAACCAGCTGGTAGATACCCTGCGCGAAGAGGCACGTACCAAAGCCATGATGCAGATCAAGGATATTGTTGACGAAGCTAAACTGACTGCTACCAAAGAAGCTAAAAAGGTTGTAATACAAACCATACAGCGTACAGCTACAGAGAGCGCTATCGAAAACACCGTTTCGATATTTAATATCGAGAATGATGAGATCAAAGGACGTATCATTGGCCGTGAGGGGCGTAACATCCGTGCTTTAGAAGCAGCTACCGGTATAGAAATTATTGTTGACGATACTCCTGAAGCTATCATTCTTTCAGGCTTTGACCCGGTTCGCCGCGAGATTGCACGTTTAGCGATGCACCGTCTGGTGACCGACGGCCGTATCCACCCTGCACGTATTGAAGAGGTGGTTGCTAAAACCAAAAAGCAGATAGAAGAAGAGATTGTTGAAATAGGCGAGCGTACCGTGATTGACTTAGGTATACACGGCCTGCATCCCGAACTGATCCGTATGGTTGGCCGTATGCGTTACCGTTCATCTTACGGGCAAAACCTTTTACAGCACTCGCGCGAGGTTGCTAACTTCTGCGCAACTATGGCTGCCGAATTGGGCCTTAACGTAAAACTGGCCAAACGTGCAGGCTTACTGCATGATATTGGTAAAGTGCCTGATGATAACCCTGAATTGCCACACGCAATTTTAGGTATGCAGCTGGCAGAGAAATATAAAGAACACCCGGAAGTATGTAACGCTATTGGCGCTCACCACGACGAGATAGAGATGACATCAATGATCTCACCGATTGTACAGGCTTGTGACGCTATCTCAGGCGCTCGTCCGGGTGCACGCCGCGAGGTGGTTGAAAGCTACATCAAACGCTTAAAAGAACTGGAAGAGTTAGCGTTATCTTACCCAGGCGTTGAAAAAACCTTCGCAATACAGGCTGGTCGCGAATTGCGTGTAGTTGTTGAAAGCGAAAAAGTGAGTGATGCGCAGTCAGAAATTCTGGCGGCTGATATCTCTAACCGTATTCAAACAGAAATGACCTATCCGGGTCAGATCAAGGTTACTGTAATCAGGGAAACCCGTTCGGTAGCTTTTGCTAAATAA
- a CDS encoding cell division protein ZapA, with amino-acid sequence MGEISIKINIADRVYPLKVNMEEEEIIRRAAKLINDRLKEYQENYAVRDKQDLLSMAVLHYATESLRVERKVTVEDTEVADGIYRLDQLLTGFFSK; translated from the coding sequence ATGGGAGAAATCTCAATAAAAATAAATATTGCTGACCGCGTTTACCCATTAAAGGTAAACATGGAGGAAGAGGAAATTATACGCCGTGCTGCTAAGCTGATAAACGATCGTTTGAAAGAATATCAGGAAAACTATGCGGTAAGGGACAAACAGGATCTGCTGTCGATGGCGGTATTGCATTACGCAACCGAATCATTAAGGGTAGAACGTAAAGTTACGGTTGAAGATACGGAAGTTGCAGACGGTATTTACCGTTTAGACCAATTACTAACTGGCTTTTTCTCGAAGTAA